The Microbacterium sp. SORGH_AS_0862 genome has a segment encoding these proteins:
- a CDS encoding DUF2200 domain-containing protein, with the protein MSRIFATPFADIYPLYVAKIERKGRVSAELDEVVRWLTGFDDEEISRHLAERTSLEDFFALAQLNPQADRITGVICGVRVEEIDDPLMQRIRYLDKLVDELAKGRPMVKVLRQEPADARGTR; encoded by the coding sequence ATGAGCCGGATCTTCGCGACGCCGTTCGCCGACATCTACCCGCTCTATGTGGCGAAGATCGAGCGGAAGGGGCGCGTGAGCGCCGAGCTCGACGAGGTCGTCCGGTGGCTCACGGGGTTCGATGACGAGGAGATCTCCCGCCACCTCGCCGAGCGCACGAGCCTCGAGGATTTCTTTGCTCTGGCGCAGCTCAACCCGCAGGCCGACCGGATCACCGGGGTGATCTGCGGCGTCCGGGTCGAGGAGATCGACGATCCCCTCATGCAGCGGATCCGATATCTGGACAAGCTCGTCGACGAACTCGCGAAGGGGCGCCCGATGGTGAAGGTGCTGCGGCAGGAGCCTGCCGATGCCCGGGGGACTCGATGA